aTTTCTCATTTCAAATATAGCTGCTTCCAGTAGTTCATACAAGTTTTAAAGAGGTTTTCAGCTGCCCCCAGTTTTCTTGTTACCGAAAATGACATCCCAAAGTAATAAGTACCAAAAGCCCTTTCAAAATGTGAAGTGCCTGACTCTGTGGGACTTCCTTGGTTGTTTTGGACTCAGGAGGCCTAAGCAATTGCAACTATTCTTAGCTTTGGGCACCGATTCACATGAACTTTCCAAAATACTTGACTTCTGCCTGTCATGAAATGCAGCTTATGTTTAGAGTCCTGATCCTGTAAGGTGTTGCGTGCTTTCTGGAAAACACTCAGCAGCAACTACAGGGAACTGGTGGTACCAAGTAGCTGGGCTAACTTGGAGCCATTTGGTGTCTCTCTAGATGGGGCCAAAGTGAACATGAGTTAGAATGATGGATGCAAGCCTGGAGTTAGGTGGCTTGAATGATATGTAAGGTTAGATGTTACCTGATGCTAAATCGACCTCATCTTACTTTCATAGATCCACACAtgtgtgcctgcagctggttgtgttggtttgttgggcCTTGGAGCTGCtgtccaggcagcagcacagatggTTCCATCTGCTAAAGTCTTCCACCTGCTGAATTTGTCCTTCTCCCTTGAGACAAAGACCTTATGGCCTCCTTTCTTGGTGCTGAGGTGGAAGCCCAAGCTCTGCAGAGTCAGGTGTCCCTTCTTGCTGCAGGACCACACTTGGCGTTCCCAGTCCCCGCAAGGCTCCATCTTGACCAGAGCATACTCCTGCATCTTGTGGGCTGACAAGCACTGCTTTGTGTGAAGGCTGACAATGGTCCTGGTGGCAGGGTCCCagctccactgctgctgctgggagtgCACCTTGCAGTCAGTCAGGCTGATGCTGTTGGTCTCGTGGTGGGAGACACGAATGCACTTTTCCATCCGGGTGTTCCTTATGAGGAAGCCTTGTCCCTCTGCTACTGTGGTACAATCAGAGCATGGTTTAGTATTGTGCATGTCCAAGGCAAACAAGCCTTCTGAGCACCAGACATTGCAAATGCCCTGGGAGAGGGCAGACGTAACCCACCCGTCCTTCCATGGGTAGGCATGGCTAGATTAACAGTTCCCCCAGCTTCCTAATTCCCCAGAAtgatatttcattaaaatacagtgtATGCAAACAGCCAGGAGCGGTACTAGAGAAAACTAATAACAACGTCAGTATCCCTTGTAACTAATGGGTGAAAATCCACCACACTTTAAAAGTTGAACTATTATGTAATATCTGCCTATATATATTTAATCCAGTATTTCAATTCCTTTAAATAGGTACCCATCGTTTCCTCCCTCCAAAATAATTGGATGGTtgggtgtgggggttttttgccccTATCTAGATCAAATCTTTCTtataaaaaagcaatttaaaccCCTGAATTCCTCAGGTGCTTTTCACCTGGGGCCAATTAGGCCACTTTGGGCTACTGTTTCCATTAAGTGGCTTCCGGTGACATTACAGCAATGCTGGGATAAAACCATACCTCATCAGAAATCTGCAAGTACTTGACTGACAGAGCTTATTTACATATTGGTGTAAACTTGGAATTAGCACACTTGACATACATTTGTGCTCCCCAGGCATGAAGGCACCATTTTTAAGGATCCCTTAAATTAAGTATTGGTACAGCTGCCTCACAACAGAACTACAATTTGAAGTGATTTCTGTAAtgacttgtttcttttaatagcAAGGGGTCCCAACATCTCTGATGACTGGACATCCTGTTAGCTGGACAATAGCCCCCATTTTCAGTACAGAATCATTAGATGTGGCCTGTGAACATcctgagaaaaatgttaaatactAAACCATCTGTCACTGATGCAGGAGTACCTTCTGCTGTGTGTTTTGTGCCTAAAACAGAgggacagaaataaaacttgaagTTTCTAGACATTATgagaaatcttttcattttaattacaattaCCAAATGGTAACTTCCAGCTTTTCtggtgactttttttccctcaggaGTCAGAGTTATGAAAGCCCCGTCAACATACAGTATTGAGCACGAAGATTAAGAGGAGACTGAAAACGTGATGTTTATCTAAACAACTGTTTCTGCAGAGCTTCCCCCCACAAAGCAAAGAACAATACTTTTCCCTGGCAGCAAGTATTTGGCTCGGTACCTGAAAAAACTGACCGCGTAAACAGAAGCCGGTACACAATATCAAGGGTATGAACAATAGCTTAACAGAGCTCTTACATTTTCTCTCAGGAAATTCTAGGGGTCTGCTAGATTAATAGTGACTGGGCGTTGTTAAATCAGAAACAGTTCAGGGCTTTCTGGTCAGCCTGAATGTGTGGAGAAAGGCAGCCAGAAGCTGTGGTAGAGCTCCTGCACTGGCTCCGAGTTCAGCACAGATGTGTTCACACTGGGATATTGACATTCATGGACCTGTGACAGCCTCCAGTCAAGGCAATTCCTTCCAAGCCCATGTGCCTAAGTGGAAATGAAATTTCTGTGGGATCTGAGGATGCTTGCGAGTCCCATCCCCTTTACCCCCTATTGAGGGCTGGATGGAGAAAAGATGTTTAATGCACCTTGGCCTCGAGTTTCTGCCAGCTTCTAAAGGCAGGAGATATGTCTCAAATATAACCTCCCATAATCTTTAGAAAATACAAAGGGATGAATACAATCCCACCACCATGTTTTTTTCTAGCACCTGGAATTCAGGACTCTCATCTCTTTGTTTCACCTTAATGAGGAATAACCCATTTTCAAAGTGATGATGATGTTACAGCTGCATAAAAATGTAACAGGAGAACATAAGAATTGTGCTGGGTCAGATAAAATATCTGCTGAGCCCAGTATCCTGTCTCCAGCACTGGGCATCAGCATTTGCTAATAGGGGAAGAGGGTAAGAATCAGACAAGCAAAGTGCTCACTCAAGATAGCAAAGATGCCAGTGCCTCCTTCCTAGAATTTATGGACTAGTTAAAGGAGCATTGCTGGGTATTTATGGTTAAAATGATTTTGCCCTTGTACACTACCTTGTACTTTTCAACTCTGAAATTCAAAGACCATTTTGTTGCTCAATCAGTATAATGagctccttctgcagctccacACAGTCAGCTTCAGTTTTGACTATTCTTAATAATTTTGCTCATCagcaaaattaataatttcattgtTCACCCTTTTTTATCTGTGTTGGCACCTGCTGATACCTTCATTCTGCTGTCATCAttgtcacagaatcatagaatcatttaggttggaaaagacctttcagatcatcagGTTCAATTGTTAGTCCAGGACTGCTgagttcaccactaaaccatgtccctaagcaccgcatctgtgtgtttcttaagaacctccagggatggtgattccaccacctccccaggcagcctgttccaatgctttaCCACCATTtgggtgaagaaatttttcctaatatccaatctaaacctcccctggtgcagcttgaggccatCTCCTCTTGCGCTGTCACTTGTCACCTGgaagaagagaccgacccccctgcccacaccctcctttcaggcagctgcagcgaGCCACAAGGTCCCCCCcaagcctcctcctctccaggatAAACAACCCCCTTTGTTGTAAgatttgtgctccagacccAAACTTATTCAGTAAGTTTGGAAGTGAGTAATAAGTTGTTAATTTACTCCACTTCTTTGCTCCAGCCTGTGGCTATCTCCCACTCTATGAGAATGGCCTTTCTTCAGGGCCTCAGTGGAAGAATCTTATGAAAAACCTTTTGCAAATGCAGGTGCAAGGTCTAGATCAGCTCATCACATTTATGTGCTCACTGATGCCAACACAGATGTCAGACATCTCCACTACAAAATTGTATTGACATTTCTCATATTTATCTATCTGTCTGCAAATGCTGTTCTCTGCTTCTACTGACTTGCCTGACACTGAAATCAAACCTAGTGACCTGTGTTTCCCCAGGCTATGCAAGGATCCCTCTTAAGGGAGACATAATTGCTATAATGCAGCCCTTTAGTGCTGAGGTTGCTTTAAGTAAGAGTTTACATACTGcttagaaatgcaaaaaatgtaACCTTTGGTTTCCTGTAACTCAGTGTGAATACCATCTGGGCTGGTCATTCCCCACagattatttatcttttttttttccctaaaacgTACCCTGTTGACAATTTGGGTTGATAACACTCTTCAGACTGCAGAGAGTGATGCCATGTGAGGACCTCCCTGACCATGTCTGAAGTGAGCACTGGAACTGATAATCCATACAGCCTTTCTACACTGTCCTGCTTTGGCTGCCCTTCTTATGCCAGTTATTTATTGCCAATGACTGTCTGTTCACaggtttcatttttccattacattttgAAGAGTGCTGCTGTTAACCCCGCCAGcagatttgtgttttgttctttgtataCAGTCCCTGATACTGTATGTTCCTCTCTAAAGAATCGCTGTGTTACCTACACGTTAGCAGCAAGAATTGTGTGCCCCCATATTATCTACCAGCCTTTTGCACTTTTGAACTGCCACTttctaccagctttcttggTTTTATGCAGGTCTCATTTTGCAGAGACTCACCCCACTGAAGGTCCACCAGGACAGCCCATCTTACATGGGTATGCATGTGAGTTGAGGAACATCAGCACTGCAACTGAAGTGATTTCCTTTGAGATTTGTATAGCTCCTCAGTAGCGTATGACACTGAGTTattaacagatttttatcttCGCACCATACCTCAGGTCCAAGAGTCCAACCACCATCTTACAGCTTGGGAACAGAGGTCTAACTAAAGTTTACTTGGTTCAGCATTAGACAGGAGGGTGGCAGCAAAGCTGGGGCCATTATCCTGCTCCTCTGAACTGTGGTCCAAGTGTCTTCCCTACCAGCAGTGAGGCTGAGCTCTCGGTAAGGCTGGCTACCAACAGCAGGATTTTTCTTGTGGTGTTTTGCTTGATCCTTGCCTTCCAAGGTGTGAACCTCTGTCCATTGTACAGGTTCACCATCTGCTACCCATATTGCTTTCCTGACACTGAGATATTGCTAAGAGAGCAACTTATGATTAGATACAGGTAACTGGTAGCAATTGCTGCACATGCCCCACACAGTCACAAGGGGTGGACCCACCAATAAAATCAGAGTATATACACATCAGACACCAACAATCCTTACTcaggaggaaaaatgtctttatttccccaacactgccaagtcccaTTGTCCAGTAGCCCTGCAAAGGAGGCCATCAGCCCTAACATTTTAGGAATGTTAACCTGGAGTGAGCAGAGCATCCAGTGTGCTCCCTGGGGACTCAGCGTCTCTGGAAAATGCCAGCCTTACCCACAGACCCTGAGTAGATGCCTGCTTTAAGCTACTCATGCTTGAACATTTTGGCCTCTTCATATTTTtaggaacaaaataaacagtttctAGCAAAGGCAGTTATTGCCAGCTCATTTGTCCTAAGATACTGCCACTCTGTCTAGTtacaagcaagaaaagcaagcaaatatagccctctgcttctctgcagcacGGCCACCCTTGGGACATGCTGTTCCTTATAGGATTAGGAGCGAAGACCATGCAACGTTCCTAATTAAGGTAATGCCACCAGGAAAGCCTTGGTTACCAGTAATCCCAGTCTGGCTGGGaaagtttctgctgtttctaAGCAGTGCCTGTGACGGCTTGATCAAAGCCATCTGCAAATTGCTTGGGGATGGGTTGCTCCCTCTAAAGGGTCTGTGGAGCGAAGGGTCCAAGTCAGCACTGACCAAGCACAGATTCCCAAAACACTCCAGGTCACCTGGGAACCTCAGCATTGGCCTCTGCCCCTTTTGCCCTCCCTGGTGGGGTTCCTAACTGTTGGAAAAATCCTTTAATTAGCTCAATTTCTCTTGCCAAGTGGTTGTTTTCTGTAGGGAGAAGATGACTGCTGAGTGATAGTCAGGAATTTACCTTTTCCTGCCTCTACCTGTCCTCGAAGGCAAGCATCCATCTGCAGCAGccacaacattaaaaaacaggTCATCTTAAAAACAGCTGGAAGGCACCTGCTGCCATGAGAGGGGTGTGGTGACCCAGATGTGTTTGGTCAAAAGCAGGAAATTAGATATTCACAGGGAAGCAGTGAGACTGGCACTCGGTTGTATATTTTGCCTGAATTTACAGCCAAGACCAATATGGCAGGAGGTGAGATcaggttgtgggtttttttgcaaaacaggCTATTGACTGGAACCAATATTAGATTTATTTTGCCCTGGTCTTCCTTTACCCTATAACTGTGCTTACTTGGATGTAAAGTTTAGAGACTCAAATGTCCATGACAAGTCAGTGGATGTGACCAATCTACCTATGGAAAGGATGATGCTAGACAGAGCCTGGTGAGTCCCTGTTGGTGAGATTTTGGTtgaccaaaaccaaaaaaagcttcATAGCTTTCCATGTTACTGCAAGGTCCACCTTTGACCAAGTATCTCAGCAAAGGCCTCCAAGGGAACAGAGCAGCTGTAGGAAAACAAGGAAGGTTTTGGCATGGAAAAAGACATGGATAAATGATGGGAAGCGGGGGAGTCTGATGAAGTCAACATGAAGCTGAAGCATGTGGGGAAAACCAGTCCCTGAAAACCAGTCCCTGGTGGAATATGATGGAAGTCTATAAAATCCAGAGAGGTCTGGAGAGGACGGGCAGGGGCTAACTGGTCAAGGACTGATCCCAGGTGTGCCAAGGGGTGCCAAGGGAAGGCTTACAACCTGCAGGAGGTGGCTTCTGTGCATCCATGCTGCCAGGGAAAGTCTGCACAAGCTGAGGGAGGAGATCTGATAGCTACTGAAGAGTTAAACACACCAGGATCAGGAAATCCCCCAAGCAGGAAATAGTTGGATGTTGGGGGGAGTCTTTCTGCCTCTTCAATGCAAGACGCTTAGGGCTGCCTTAGGAGAGGGAGGCATGAGGGCTCggggagcagccagcactgcacgCGGGCTCAGAGGGGAGGAGAGCAGTCCCCAGGGTCCCAGAGACTGGGCCAGGATGCCAAACAGAGCCACCGCCAGCCTCACACTCGGTGCATGAGAATCGAGAGTCAGTGTTAAATGTGGTGttatttcagcagttttctttctgcctgtaTATGCACAGATCCTGCTGGTTCCAAATTCCCACCATCCTTTGTAACTCACTGGGTTACTGTTAAGCTTAACTTCTTAAGAAAACGTGTCACCTCCTTCCCAGCTTGCAggcattttctgatgaaaacacTGTCAGAACCAGCTTAGGCAATTCCAGGATTTCCATTTTCCAGCAAGAAACCAAGCCCTCTAAGGTGTGTCGAGAGCAAGCACCTCTTTCCTGCTGACAGCCTGAAAgctcagcagccccaggcaggatgggatggggagaggctgCTCCAGGGGACCCAAGCAAGAACAAATTTGCTGTCTGCTCTTTGAGTTTGCTTTTGGCATTGGCAGTTATTGGGAAGATAAATTCCTTTCTTGAAAAACAATTGTGGTTTTATTAGTGGTCTGGCTGAAAGGTAGCAGCTGGTCATGCCATGGCACCAAACCAATTTCACTGGAAAGGAAATGTCCTGTGATCCTCCTTAATTTACTAACAAAGCACAGCCATTGGGCTTCTGTCATGTAGCAGCAGTAAAGAACTACTTTATTCTAACACCATGCAAGATCTGTATTAGAGTGAGAGAAAGAGCAAGGCTCTGAAGGCTGTTCTGCTCTCCTGGCATCCCACCATGATGTCACCTCCAGGTCCTAACCAGATATCCTGTAacttaaaaaatacacatgTCCTCATCCTTCACTAGTACAGTGACATACCTCAGCCTGGGGGCTTAAAAAATAAGAGATTCAGTTCACTGGATTTATTGTAATTGCAAGATTTGGGGTACACAAAACAGCAGTAGATGGAGCAAAAGTCAAATCTGTGGGACCACAAACCTCTGCCTTGATCTGGCTGCAGAGAAAGCTGAGGGCAAGCTGCTTGAAGCAACCCAGGGAATGTGCACTTAGAGGTTGTGGAGCAGGGAATGGAAAGCAGCTGGTTGGAGCTGCCAGTCCGAGGTTTGTCTTTAAGGAATAAGCATCCCAGCTGTGCCACCCAAATAGCTGTAGTCCTCTGGTCTCAGGAGCTTGAAAAGCTTTGAGCAAGTAACCTGTAAAACTGCAGAGTTGTCCTCTGTGCGGCTTCAGGGACTGAATTAGCCTTGAAGCACTGCAGGGATCTATTTCAGTGAGTGCCTTTCAACCTGGCATCTTAGGcataacagcaaaataaaaagggaatTACTTACTAACTCAGGAGCTTTGCCTGTTTTTAGAGAATATAGATGCTGCTCACTGCCCACAATGGAATGGGTGAGaccacaggcagcactgctttGGGGTAGCTGTTCCTGGGTAgcactgctccagctctgcaggacGATACTTGGCAGaacttctgctttcctcctctacCCATGCATGTCAAAACCAAGGCTGCTCAGAttcaaaattctgctgtgtACGGGCAGGAGCCAGGATCTGAGCAACTCCCGCAAGCAGCTGAATGTTAATGTGAGCCACCACCAAGTCTGCTCCACGGAGATGCGTGGCACAGactctgcagctccccagcacatcCCCGTTCCCAGCCAACCACCACAGGAGCAGGACTAATGTGATGAGGTTTTGCTACCCTTCCCACCACCCTCTCTCATGCTGCCAGCATGGTCTGAGCCTGCTCACCTCTGCCGGGaaggagcagccagggcagggagcagagtgCTTCAGAGGTCAGTTAGTGCCTGCCTCACCCTCAGAGCAGGTTTATTCATCCACTACTCTTAGCAGCTTAAAAGCGCTTTATAGAAGCAGCCAGCATGATGCCACAGTGTCTCTGGCCAAGCCATCCTAGCGCCTTGCCAGCCTGTCCCTCACTGTCCTGTACCCCTGCATTTAATCCCATTTTAAATGCTGCCTTGAAATGTGTCTGTAGGCACTTGTTTTGCAGCTGGTGGGTTCAGAGTTTTGCAACCCAAGCAACGCTTCAGCAGGAAAGCAGGTTAAAACCTGGGAGGCAGTTCACATCCCACTTCCCAGCTACCCCAAAGGAGGAGAAACTTACCCTCAAGCCAAGGAAGGAGGCAAATACACCCCAGGCTCAGCCTGAAAAGCTCCATGGTCTGCCAGAACAGTGAGGGGGAAGGAGCCCTGTAGCCTCTCGCCCACGAGGAGTGCCAGGCAGCttgcttttccctcttcctctgtcattcacagcagcaaaactggcTAGGAAGAGAAAAACTCTTTTGTCTTAGCACTGGAGACTTGGCAGCCGCTTATCAGCAGAGGATCAGCTTGGAGACGCAGTCCCAGCTCAGTGTCTATCCCTTAGGAGAAATCATACGACGAGCCAGGATAGTGGGGACACTAGACTGGGATGCTCCCAGCTGCCGAGCTGGGCTCCTTAGTTGGTAGCTCCCAGCAATGGGAGCCGAATGCTGAGCAGGCTGGCGGGCTGCCTTTGTCAGcactgggagcagaggaggatgcagGGCTGGCCTGgcaagaaaaggcaaagtttGGCAGGAGTGCCAAGAGGGGCGTGGGATGTGTCTGCTGAAACCTTGCGGTCGGCTGTGCTGTCACAGCGTTGTTTTCTCTTTAGGGAGAATTATCGCTGCCGAGATGAGTTTAAGGACCGTTACAAGTCATGGCAGAGATAAAACCTCACAAACCAGCTGCGGGTGTCCTGGAGCCAGAGGGTGATGGAAGGGGGAGCTGAGctcctggctggggagcagggtcCCACTGCAAGTCTGCCCTGATGCTCGCCCTGAGGGTTGCTCAGGTTGAGTTTGGCTTTTCACACGTGGTTTGGGCTCTGCACAGAGGGAAGACCACACATCGCTCCCCGAGGGGCAGCAGGAAAGGCTGTCGGGTAAAAgagcagcaggggaagaaagagtTATCATTTTGCTAGTGAGGTGCTCCTGTTCAGCCGCATCCTCTCTGCACTTGTCTCCCTCGCTTCTGGGGTCATTCTCATGACTATTATATATATACGTattacatatgtgtgtgtgtgtgtgtgtgtgtgtacatatatatatatgtgtgtgtgtgtgtgtgtgcaaaataCATATATCATATACCATTAACCCTGTtgcataaaaacataaaaagtgaTGGCTTCACTTTTACTTTTGGGGTCCAGACCTGGATGAGCACCAATGCCACaactcccagctctgcccatgAGACCTGGAGTTGCTTGGAGAGCTGGGAGCTCCTTCGTTTAGTGGCCATGCTGTCTAATTAAAACAGCACAGTGCTGGCATCCGTTCAGGGACATGGGCTCAGGTCAGAGCCTTGCAAAGGTGCAGTTCCCTCTTTGCCCAGCCCTGGGATGAGAGctcacacccaccccacccctcgGTCTCTGATGGTGGATCTGGCTTCAGTCCAGACTGGCTTCTTCCCAGGCGGATGCGGATATGGTGGGGGATATCCTATGGCCAAACAAAGGGGAAGGCTGGAGTAAGTTCTTGCCCTGGTGAGGTTGCTCCTGTCTGGCCGTAGCACTGTGCTCAAGAAAAATACCACAGAATGGGTTTCCTTGGGATTACTCATTCCTTTTCCCTATTGGAATGTGTCAAGTTGCACTAAATACCgagcatttttaatgaaaaatttaacAGGTGTTAAACTCTTCCCCGCATGACTGGggttgaaaatgcaaatgctcTCCACTGTGCTTGCTGAGCAAGCATGTCTCTCCcacaggagaaggagaagagggGAGAGCTCAGGGTGGACGTGTCTCCCCGTTGGATGGAGAGCATTGCTGTGAATATCCTGGTGAAAAGGTTGTTGTGCTCTTCTAGCATCAATCCTGCTGTTGCTCTGACCCTGGGAGCTGGTACATGTCCCGTGTTTCTTTTCCCGGTCCTTCTGTCCATTTCGcacaggggaaactgaggcacataGAGGCTGTGATCTGCCCAGAGCCATCAAGTCTGTCTCTGAGCTCCCAATCCACTGGATCATGGTTGCTTTTTAACACCCAGAAAGCCTTTCCCTGTATGTGCCAGGAATATCTCCTCCTCTTAGGCTGGGGGCTGTCAGTGGTCTTTGCTGCAGTGTTAGCATGGGAAGGACTGTGCAGGGTCAGGCGACAGTTCTATCCTCAGATCTGAACCCAGCAGTCATCCACAGAGGATgccaaggaaaaacaaaaaatagagTGTCCCCTACTCTTTTCCTGCCATTTTCATCTCAGGATTTCCCAGTGTCAGTGTGTTTAGCAAatctcctgcctctgcctgatGGATGGCTCAGACTTTGCCCTGGGCAAGACCCTCTCATGTCCATGTCCTCATTCCTACcacttccttctttctgcagttATTTAACCTTGCCTGGACTATTCTTTCTTATTCTGAGTCTCCTCTGTTCCTGCTGGAGCCTTTTAAACTCTGTGCAAAGCCTTTAGGAAATCcaggtgttttcttttccaaggtGTGATTCCAGCTTTTTGAAGGGTAACTTCTTGCTTTAAATAACCTCTTCCACCTGCTGTTAAGCCATGTTCACTCCCTTGCCctaaggaaaggaaggaaaagtcttcagcttttcttctagAGGGCATGTGCTGGTGCTCCTCCTGCAATGTGATGTCCTGAAGCATCTCAGCTCAGTTGTCCCCTGGGTCTGGTGCCATCAGCTCTGGCTGGTGTTGAGAGTGATGAGGCTTACCACAGCACAGAACCTGGATGCTTTTCTTGCTGcccactgccctgccctggggcacCAGACCAGAGTTCTGCTCCATGTGGAGATCTTCTCCATCTGGAGATCTGTTTCATCTAGAGATGCAACTTAACACCATATCCAAaggcaaattcttttttttctggctttgtcAATCCCTCAGTGAGATACAGGAtgttcaggctgctgctgagcccccCACTAGCACTGGACTGAGGAGAGCCTAACCCAGAAACCAAAGCCGTATTTAAACTCTGGAGAAAAGTGGTCAGTCTAAAGTGACGTGTCAACACAGACTAAAATGAATAAGTCACTGAGATTTCTAGGATTACAGGACACCACTTTGGCCTTACTTCTTACACATggaagaaagcatttctgtatAAAATTGCTCTGTAGCCTTAGAGCACATTCTTCTGTGATGCATTGGTTTGCTTATGGCATGGCATAGTCTCACGTGTAGAGATGCTTTCTTCAAATAGTTTCCACAGCTTACtttccctgggctgcccctAGGAAAGAGCAAGCTACTTTACAGCTGTGGTCTCTCCCACATGGAGCAGGATACATGTAGGATACAGAGTCCTGTAACTGCTGGCTCTCAGGCATGTGATTTCCACATTGGTTAGTTCTTGCCAAACTGAGTCCCATGGAGCAGCCTAGTTCTTGGCTCCATCATCAGTTTGAGAGGTACCTTGCTTTTTCTCATAATTTTGCAGCTCATGGTGAATTTAGTCAGAGTGAAGTGATGATAAAGTGAAATTTCATCTCCTGATAAGGAGATGGTATTAGCCACATATCTTCAAATGCAGGGATTACTCACCAGACACCCAAATGCAGCCCTGTCTGGtgtgggacaggcactgctttccggcacagcagctgggagagcaaGCAGAGACAAGTATTTCACTAGCTTAAAGCCCATGGGATGCTCAGGAACAGCACAGCCATCCATTAGGCTTTCACCTCAGCCTTGGAGCCAGCCAGACTCCGTATGACATGGGGACATCAACAAGCAGCTTAAAATACCCTCAGTGGCATGCCAGGACAGGAATGGCAAAACTCGGACCGGGTCCCCAGGGTGAGGAGGGCTGGGGCTCTTCAGTTGTTCCATATTTT
The window above is part of the Falco cherrug isolate bFalChe1 chromosome Z, bFalChe1.pri, whole genome shotgun sequence genome. Proteins encoded here:
- the LOC114015278 gene encoding uncharacterized protein LOC114015278 isoform X2 produces the protein MELFRLSLGCICLLPWLEAEGQGFLIRNTRMEKCIRVSHHETNSISLTDCKVHSQQQQWSWDPATRTIVSLHTKQCLSAHKMQEYALVKMEPCGDWERQVWSCSKKGHLTLQSLGFHLSTKKGGHKVFVSREKDKFSRWKTLADGTICAAAWTAAPRPNKPTQPAAGTHVWIYETKTIDSSKINAMDRGSSVSFTDPPLANKFNSTVSPAKTKQAYFPANEDVSHNHSKKHHGNRGKNAGARLAGTNWKTAMLVLSPLAFILGLIILTLNVHYNKKKKILSALKSSPANSSRADLREQSPLQRGPQPYLPPSRSPSLRRGEILIEWKDGTVTPLFDNANYQTD
- the LOC114015278 gene encoding uncharacterized protein LOC114015278 isoform X1; this translates as MELFRLSLGCICLLPWLEVAEGQGFLIRNTRMEKCIRVSHHETNSISLTDCKVHSQQQQWSWDPATRTIVSLHTKQCLSAHKMQEYALVKMEPCGDWERQVWSCSKKGHLTLQSLGFHLSTKKGGHKVFVSREKDKFSRWKTLADGTICAAAWTAAPRPNKPTQPAAGTHVWIYETKTIDSSKINAMDRGSSVSFTDPPLANKFNSTVSPAKTKQAYFPANEDVSHNHSKKHHGNRGKNAGARLAGTNWKTAMLVLSPLAFILGLIILTLNVHYNKKKKILSALKSSPANSSRADLREQSPLQRGPQPYLPPSRSPSLRRGEILIEWKDGTVTPLFDNANYQTD